In a single window of the Bactrocera dorsalis isolate Fly_Bdor chromosome 2, ASM2337382v1, whole genome shotgun sequence genome:
- the LOC105221933 gene encoding uncharacterized protein LOC105221933, whose translation MRLLNYLSCVLIIIAIYGARVTIAILTAEDTANATPGTDAFLASPTRENIESTPRPTSTVYKAANCLTNSLNSDSIYCRGSRAIRNVIKNLNRRDKPLVLMRGLEIVPIEPVSNGLPAEPALESDDTFLGYISEYLRSHELNIKFADLLADESERYLSYDVERNAQGDGVQEARKKDKGQGMILAMAMMFGKMMAVMSLGGIGAMAMKALGVAMTALMLAGLVGMKSLMHGGHESSHSVQYLSGGDGHHHMRRRRSSYDPLRLPYRGWQQKLAE comes from the exons ATGCGGTTGCTTAATTACTTGTCCTGCGTACTAATAATTATCGCAATTTATGGTGCACGCGTTACAATCGCTATATTAACAGCCGAAGATACAGCTAATGCCACACCCGGTACGGATGCTTTTCTGGCTTCGCCAACTCGTGAAAATATCGAAAGCACCCCGCGTCCTACCAGCACTGTTTATAAAGCGGCAAACTGCCTCACCAATTCATTAAACTCGGATTCAATTTATTGTCGTGGATCTCGCGCCATTCGCaacgtaattaaaaatttaaatcgacGCGATAAACCGTTGGTATTGATGCGTGGTCTAGAAATTGTACCAATTGAGCCAGTGTCGAACGGTTTACCCGCGGAGCCTGCTTTGGAGAGTGATGACACCTTTTTGGGTTATATCTCGGAGTATTTGCGCAGTCATGAATTGAATATTAAATTCGCCGATTTGTTAGCCGACGAGAGTGAACGTTATTTGTCGTACGATGTAGAGCGAAACGCTCAAGGAGATGGTGTTCAAG aagCGCGCAAGAAAGACAAAGGACAAGGGATGATCTTGGCCATGGCGATGATGTTTGGCAAGATGATGGCAGTCATGAGCCTGGGCGGCATTGGAGCAATGGCTATGAAGGCGCTCGGGGTGGCGATGACAGCTCTAATGTTGGCCGGTCTTGTGGGAATGAAGTCTCTAATGCATGGTGGTCATGAAAGCAGTCACAGTGTACAGTATCTCAGCGGCGGAGATGGCCATCATCACATGCGCCGCCGACGTAGCAGTTATGATCCGTTACGATTGCCCTATCGCGGCTGGCAGCAAAAGCTAGCTgagtaa